The Cryptococcus deuterogattii R265 chromosome 3, complete sequence genome has a segment encoding these proteins:
- a CDS encoding transcriptional activator, which translates to MGRKKIEIRPLTDERNRNVTFLKRKAGLMKKAWELSVLCAADVSIIIFSAAGKAFEFSSKELDSEIGRYLDYEGMIERRRAAEFAAMALAGEDDDDDDDDDSSRKGSTSKSKTAAAINGNPPPTRSLKGKEVFKHRTVRPSEDRKRKRQDRRQRRKTELSEKRSFIDEIISGGESDSEEEVKPRRRSNVAHEQNRKHMSGQREEDELTDDMPHAARQSLDGLQYALSMYASQPTPERNAPGHRSPHAEFLASAGSSSQTPLTAPPIHRHSSDTIPYSMTNPLAAPMQSSLGVPQLAIHPSYPHSPNGHPGYLGYPGSLFGVQAPYLSRQPFAGAPQPPPYYAARGPGSHAAEPPMAGVPAQMPGSQPIQWDQNLLARYAEFQLQQNHQRQQRILLEKQRQQLAELGVPLDEKNLLDEIFGGVGAGRSGSGNAGTFGAGSGSVPLAGLGNTASDGREEGNSLEFIWPLGNNAAAAPSGDEDRNDVSSHSAAAAHQRQGGYGKQQRAQQQKAGWGFDGAGFEGMEEGASGSGVGLPSPVSAGAGGGRKYSVDEERMSNRTKV; encoded by the exons atgggaagaaaaaagattGAAATTCGCCCTCTCACT GACGAGCGTAACAGAAATGTTACTTTTCTGAAG AGAAAAGCaggtttgatgaagaaggcctGGGAATTGTCGGTACTTTGCGCCGCAGATGTGTCGATCATAATCTTTTCTGCGGCCGGCAAGGCATTCGAATTTTCAAGCAAGGAGCTGGACAGTGAGATAGGCAGGTATCTCGAT TATGAAGGGATGATTGAGAGGAGACGAGCGGCAGAGTTTGCAGCAATGGCGCTggcaggagaggatgatgatgatgatgacgatgacgattCTTCAAGGAAAGGTTCTACATCCAAAAGCAAGACAGCAGCTGCGATCAACGGCAATCCTCCTCCTACTAGGAGTCTtaaagggaaagaagtgtTCAAGCATCGAACAGTACGACCGAGCGAGGacaggaaaagaaaaagacagGATAGAAGACAGCGGCGCAAAACTGAATTaagcgagaagaggagtttCATCGATGAGATCATTAGTGGAGGCGAGTCTGAtagtgaagaagaagtgaaaCCCAGACGACGGTCAAATGTTGCACATGAACAGAACAGGAAGCATATGAGTGggcagagagaagaggacgagtTGACTGATGATATGCCTCAC GCAGCAAGGCAATCTCTCGATGGATTACAATACGCTCTCAGCATGTACGCCTCTCAACCAACACCCGAACGCAATGCTCCTGGCCATCGATCTCCTCACGCTGAATTTCTCGCTTCTGCCGGTTCATCCTCCCAAACACCGCTTACGGCTCCCCCAATCCATCGCCACTCATCAGACACCATTCCATACTCAATGACTAACCCTCTTGCTGCTCCGATGCAATCATCTCTAGGTGTCCCACAGCTGGCCATTCACCCTTCCTATCCTCACAGTCCGAATGGTCACCCTGGTTATCTTGGTTACCCTGGTTCTCTTTTCGGGGTGCAAGCGCCATATCTATCGCGTCAACCATTTGCTGGCGCTCCTCAGCCTCCACCATATTATGCTGCTCGCGGCCCAGGATCTCATGCCGCTGAACCTCCAATGGCCGGCGTTCCAGCGCAAATGCCTGGCTCACAGCCTATTCAGTGGGACCAAAATCTCCTCGCTCGTTATGCCGAGTTCCAACTTCAGCAGAATCACCAGCGTCAGCAACGCATACTTTTGGAGAAACAGCGACAACAGCTGGCAGAGCTCGGCGTCCCTTTGGACGAGAAGAATTTATTAGACGAGATCTTTGGAGGGGTAGGAGCTGGTCGGTCGGGGAGTGGAAATGCGGGCACATTCGGGGCAGGTTCAGGGTCGGTGCCTCTTGCCGGACTCGGCAATACCGCCTCTGAcgggagagaagaagggaataGTCTAGAGTTCATTTGGCCATTGGGTAAcaatgctgctgctgcgcCAAGTGGCGATGAAGATCGAAACGATgtttcttcccattccgctgctgctgctcatCAGCGTCAGGGAGGTTATGGAAAACAACAGCGTGCCCAGCAACAAAAGGCGGGCTGGGGCTTTGATGGCGCGGGCTTCGAGGGcatggaggaaggggcTAGCGGGAGTGGAGTGGGTTTACCAAGTCCTGTCTCAGCAGGTGCTGGCGGGGGGAGAAAGTACAGTGtagatgaggagaggatgagcaaCAGAACAAAAGTCTAA
- a CDS encoding cytochrome c oxidase assembly protein subunit 11: MASLAKFSSRAALSAFSCPTCTPRVIRPRSNFLLPVRKYSTFPSPKNAASSVGSRAQPRITAEEARRAVEAARQRMYQERAKKNRSIMLYSAGSLFLALGITYAAVPLYRAFCSATGFAGTPMTDTSRFTPDRLYVTPETEGRKRITVHFQSSSAESLPWKFEPVTKSVRVLPGETALAFYTAKNYGDKDLIGIATYNITPDKIAPYFAKVECFCFEEQRIRAGEEVDLPVFFFIDRDIVDEPQLDNLDDVVLNYTFFRARRNDMGHAVPDAPEDVIQKSQGFENYELAKKA, from the exons ATGGCTTCATTAGCTAAATTCTCTAGCCGAGCGGCGCTAAGTGCATTC TCTTGCCCAACTTGCACTCCTCGCGTCATCCGCCCTCGATCCAACTTTTTGCTACCCGTCAGAAAATATTCTACATTTCCTTCCCCCAAAAATGCCGCTTCATCAGTTGGGAGCCGCGCTCAGCCTCGAATAACtgctgaagaagctcgTCGCGCGGTTGAGGCTGCTCGGCAAAGAATGTACCAGGAGAGAGCAAAAAAGAACAGAAGTATCATGTTATATTCTGCTGGTAGT CTGTTCCTTGCTCTCGGTATCACCTACGCTGCCGTCCCCCTCTACCGAGCTTTCTGCTCCGCCACTGGTTTCGCTGGCACTCCCATGACCGACACCTCACGATTTACCCCCGACCGTCTCTATGTCACCCCCGAAACAGAAGGTCGTAAACGTATAACGGTACACTTTCAATCATCTAGCGCAGAATCTTTGCCGTGGAAATTTGAACCTGTGACCAAGAGTGTGAGGGTGTTGCCTGGTGAAACGGCATTGGCGTTCTACACAGCGAAGAACTATGGTGACAAGGATTTGATTGGTATTGCTACCTATAACATCACCCCTGACAAG ATCGCCCCTTACTTCGCCAAGGTCGAATGTTTCTGCTTCGAAGAGCAAAGGATCCGAGcgggagaagaagtggatTTGCCAGTGTTTTTTTTCATCGACCGTGATATCGTCGATGAGCCTCAGTTAGACAACTTGGACGATGTGGTGTTGAACTACACCTTCTTTCG TGCTCGAAGGAATGACATGGGTCATGCCGTTCCAGACGCCCCGGAGGATGTTATCCAAAAATCTCAAGGATTTGAGAATTATGAACTTGCGAAGAAAGCATAG
- a CDS encoding 20S proteasome subunit alpha 1, with product MSRSSYDRYLTIFSPEGRLYQVEYAFKAISSAGITAVAIRGKDTSVVITQRKVPDKLLDPETITHLFQITPTIGCVMTGLIADARAQVQRTRSEAAQFRYKYGYEITPESLAKRMANINQVYTQRAGMRPLGISMILIGPDDERGPQLFKLDPAGYFTGYKATSSGQKQTEAANYLEKRWKTLEAEKKDLDRAGVIEMAIECLSSICATDFKASEIEIGISSLSPDEKHIDGQGGRFRQMDERERDEWLVRVGEKD from the exons ATGTCTCGTTCGTCTTATGATCG ATATCTTActatcttctctcctgaAGGAAGG CTCTATCAAGTTG AGTATGCTTTCAAGGCCATTTCTTCAGCCGGTATCACTGCTGTGGCCATAAGAGGCAAGGACACATCTGTCGTCATTACCCAACGAAAAGTTCCT GACAAGCTCCTCGACCCTGAGACTATCACCCATCTGTTTCAAATCACCCCCACTATTGGATGCGTCATGACCGGCTTGATCG CCGACGCGCGGGCGCAAGTGCAGCGAACACGATCGGAGGCTGCTCAGTTTAGGTATAAATACGGCTATGAGATTACTCCCGAATCTC TCGCAAAGCGTATGGCTAACATCAACCAAGTTTACACCCAACGAGCCGGCATGCGACCCCTCGGTATTT CTATGATCTTAATTGGCCCTGATGACGAAAGAGGGCCTCAACTATTTAAACTTGATCCTGCGGGATATTTTACTGGCTACAAGGCCACTTCGTCAGGACAGAAGCAAACTGAAGCCGCCAACTAT CTCGAGAAACGATGGAAGACTTTGgaagctgagaagaaggatttgGATCGAGCAGGTGTGATTGAA ATGGCTATCGAATGTCTCTCGTCAATCTGCGCAACGGACTTCAAGGCGTCTGAAATCGAAATTGGTATTTCCTCATTGTCACCGGATGAGAAGCACATCGATGGACAGGGAGGAAGGTTTAGGCAGATGGATGAgcgggaaagagatgagtGGTTGGTTAGagttggagagaaggactAG